GGGAATATTGCTTTGGAGCACTGAGGTCTACCCTAGAAAAATTCGGGTACCGCGACGGAGGACCCACTTCGGGGCTCCCTACGACTTCCGGTACGCTCCTCCGTTGCCTGGTCAGAGATCTCGAGTTTACTCCCGGTACTTTCGGCTGGTAACGAGGCTCATCGAGGACGCTACCAAGAAGAACCAAGGCAGGGCCGCCATCATCCTCGGACACAGCTACGGGGCCTTGGTAGCCCTCGAGTTCGTCAGAAACTCCCCGTCGCCGTGGCGGCACAAGTTCATCAAGCACCTCTTCATGGTGGCACCGACATGGTCCGGAGGTTACGTTCGTGCGATAAGAGGAATTGTTTCGGGGCCGCCGGTAGACATGGTTTACGTTCCATCCGCCTCTCGACTGTCGGTGCGATCGATGTGGAGGACCTTTGAGACTGCCATCGTGAACCTACCATCCCCGGAGGTCTTTGGGCGCAGGCCACTCCTGGTGACCAGGAGCAAGAATTACTCGGCGTATGATATCGCCGATCTGCTTGTTGCCATCAGTTCCGCCAATGGCGACAAGCCATTCAGAGAGCGTGAGCTCGCAAAGATGGGCTACTTCAAGGCGCCCATGGTTCCAATGACTCATATGTATGGAATGGGCGTCCCAACGGAGGAGCAACTGGTGTACCGGGAAGGTGACTTCGATATACCGCCTGAAATGGTGTACGGCGATGGTGACGGCACCATCAACCTAAAAAACATGTTGGCGTTCGAGGAGAAGGTGGGGAAACAGCCGGGACAAAGAGAGCTCTTCAAGTCCATCAGAGTTACAAAGGTTCCACACTCTGAATTAGTTATCCATCAACGGGCTCTCAAGAAAATCATGTGTGAGATCGTAGAATTAAATCGCTAGGCTCAAATCCATTGTCTCTTATTAATAACAAAATTCAAAATAATAACTAATCCTAAAAGAAACATTTCTGTGGTGGCCCAAGGAGCGCCATGAAAATCTAGAACCACCAGTACAGCAGGGACCAGTCGGGGATGGTGAGCCTATAGTTATTCTGAGATTGGCAGGCCACCACGTTGATTCCCGACCAGTTCTTCAGCAAGCTGGACTGCATCGCTTCGATCTTCAGTTCGTCACGGTCTTCGTCTATCAAGTGCTCTAGGCTTTAATCACGGCGGCATCGTTGTGATTTCGTCTAGTTTACCTAGTTATCAATTTTACTCTATCTTGTAAGGCCGCATCAACTTGATCTCTTGCTAGATGTGGTAAAATCTAATTACACTTGATCTCTTGCTAGATGTGGTAAAATCTAATTATCTTGCTTGACTAAGATCTATCGGCTAACTTATCTTATACGTTGCTTGAACTGCCAGGTCATAAAGAATTGAACGGAGTATCCTTTATTAGCCGATAGCTTCTTATTCTTAGCATTTACTGAGCTTTTACCGAATTTTTATCTTGTTGCATCTAGATTTACCAGCTAGTAACTTTTAAGTGTATCACC
This genomic interval from Panicum virgatum strain AP13 chromosome 8K, P.virgatum_v5, whole genome shotgun sequence contains the following:
- the LOC120645592 gene encoding lecithin-cholesterol acyltransferase-like 1, which translates into the protein MWRTFETAIVNLPSPEVFGRRPLLVTRSKNYSAYDIADLLVAISSANGDKPFRERELAKMGYFKAPMVPMTHMYGMGVPTEEQLVYREGDFDIPPEMVYGDGDGTINLKNMLAFEEKVGKQPGQRELFKSIRVTKVPHSELVIHQRALKKIMCEIVELNR